From Nitrospirota bacterium:
TCGGCCGTTCTCTGGGGGCCTCCGGGATCGGGGAAAACGACCGTTGCCCGGCTGGTACAGGCGGCGACGAAGAAAAGCGTCGTTTCATTTTCTGCGGTCGCATCGGGGACGAAGGAAGTCAGAGCCGTTCTGGAACGCGCCACCCAGGAGTGGAAAAGCCTCGGACGGGGAATCTTGGTTTTTGTAGACGAGATCCACCACTTCAACAAGACCCAGCAGGACATTTTCCTGCCGCACGTGGAGGAGGGTAGCGTCACGCTGCTGGCCACCACCACGGAGAATCCATCCTTCTACATCATCAGCCCGCTGCTCTCGCGGTGTCAGGTTTACGTTTTCAATCGGCTGGACACCGAGCACGTCGAGAAGATCCTCCGGCGGGCGATCCACGATGCCGAGAAAGGGCTGGCCAAACAGGGGGTCCAGGTTCCGGATTCCGTGGTTCGCGAAATCGCGGAGCGGGCGGATGGGGACGCTCGACGCGCCCTGAACACGCTTGAGGTGGTATCCCGATTGGCTGCTCCGGGATCGGCGGTGACCGCGGAGATACTGCAAAAAGCGCTTGCGGGGAAAGTCTATCGCTACGATCGCGATCGCGAGGAACACTACAATGTCATTTCGGCCTTCATCAAGAGCATGCGCGGAAGCGACGCCGATGCCGCGGTCTACTGGCTCGCGCGGATGCTGGAAGCGGGCGAGGAGCCACTTTTCATCGCACGGCGATTGGTGATCTTTGCGTCGGAGG
This genomic window contains:
- a CDS encoding replication-associated recombination protein A, giving the protein MADDSLPLFEKRAVKGGIPPAAAPLAERMRPVMPDEVLGQEAVLGEGSPLRELIARDTVPSAVLWGPPGSGKTTVARLVQAATKKSVVSFSAVASGTKEVRAVLERATQEWKSLGRGILVFVDEIHHFNKTQQDIFLPHVEEGSVTLLATTTENPSFYIISPLLSRCQVYVFNRLDTEHVEKILRRAIHDAEKGLAKQGVQVPDSVVREIAERADGDARRALNTLEVVSRLAAPGSAVTAEILQKALAGKVYRYDRDREEHYNVISAFIKSMRGSDADAAVYWLARMLEAGEEPLFIARRLVIFASEDVGNADPQAIQVAVSAMQSLDFVGMPEGYLPLAQATTYLATAPKSNASYKAYLEAKGDVKRMGTLDVPVHLRNAPTEFMEGLGYGRDYVYPHDASAAGVRQSYLPKSLEGRQYYRPKPVGYEEEIAERMKEWDQIREKAPDGTPRSGSRLPTATGKAGRSTTE